The sequence CGGACTTTTTTTGAAACATTTTCGTCAAGTTTAGCTTCTGCGATGCTTTTGCCGATAACCTGAGATAGTTTGATCTGCGCCAGTGCTTGGGACCTTTTTGAAGCCTCAAGGGTATACTGCGCGTCCAGCTTGTCAGCCTGTGTCAGCATCAGGTTGCCCTTGTCCTCGCGGCCGCTTTCGTACCGCAGCTGGACCAGGTCGTTATTGTCTTTTCTGCGCTTAAGGATCTGTTGCTGAAGTGAGATGTTCTCCTTTGAGATCTGCATGTCCACAAAGGCGCTTCTTGCGTCATAGAGAGAGTCCGAAAGGGTCTTGTTGAACGAGGATTCATAATACTTAAGCTGAGCAAAGGCTTTTCTGGAAGTGTTCAGATCGGAAAACCCGCTGAACAGGTTCTGTGTGGCGCTTAAGCCGTAAGAGTCTGAAGAGGTCCTTGGCGAAGTGTCGGAGGTGCTCTCTCCCAGGGATACAGAGGCGGAAAGCTGGGGGAGGAAAGAGCCCAGGGTTCTGTAGTAGGACCAGCGGCCCGCTTCCATCTGCTTTTGCGAACTCAATATGCTGTTGTTATTAACCCTGCAAAGCGCGGCAACCTCTTTCCAGGTCTCGGCAAAAAGTGCCGGCTGGGTAAGAAGCAGTAGTGTTGCCGCCAGAAC comes from Candidatus Margulisiibacteriota bacterium and encodes:
- a CDS encoding TolC family protein; this encodes MKKYFSVLAATLLLLTQPALFAETWKEVAALCRVNNNSILSSQKQMEAGRWSYYRTLGSFLPQLSASVSLGESTSDTSPRTSSDSYGLSATQNLFSGFSDLNTSRKAFAQLKYYESSFNKTLSDSLYDARSAFVDMQISKENISLQQQILKRRKDNNDLVQLRYESGREDKGNLMLTQADKLDAQYTLEASKRSQALAQIKLSQVIGKSIAEAKLDENVSKKVRPDFDRLIETAPSYLMAQYTLESALIDSQAVISGFLPAVSLTGSIRNSGSSWSSLAQSRSWAINLSYPFFPGGTNIADVFIKRNSLEKARQDFENTKKQLRYSVEAAYIDLENKLEALEVAQFFLKTAAERAMIARAKYMNGLMSYDDWDRIENSYINAGKSLLSAKRSALLSEAAWYNSYGGYIE